Below is a window of Streptomyces qaidamensis DNA.
CGTCGAGGCAGTCGGGGGCCGGGCGGGCGTTGTCGAAGTGTCCGATGGGTGCGCGCATGGCCGCACGCTAACAACAGCGGTCCGGCGGCGTCCCGGGCGTCTCAGGTCACGGGCGGCACCGAGACGGCCATGATCATCTCCAGGGGCGCGTCGCCGGTGTTGCCGTAGGTGTGCGGGACGTTGGCCTCGAAGTGGACGCTGGCGCCCGCAGGCACCCGGTGCTCGACGCCGTCGACGGTGAGGGTCAGTTCGCCCGCCGTGACGTGCAGCAGTTCGGTCGTGCCGGCGGGGTGCGGGTCCGACGGGCTGCTCTCGCCGGGCATGAGCCGCCAGTCCCACATCTCCAGCGGGCCGGGCGCCTCCGTGCCCGCCAGGAGCCGGTTGTAGCTGCCGGCGTCGGTGTGCCACAGCCGCACGGCCTGCTCGGCCGGGACGATGCGGACGTTCGGGCCCTGCTCGTAGTCGAGCAGCGTGGTGATGCTGACGCCGAGTGCGTCGCCGATCTTGACGACGGTACCAAGGCTGGGGTTGGTGCGGGCCTGCTCGATCTGGATGAGCATGCCGCGGCTGACGCCCGCCCGGGCGGCGAGCACGTCCAGGGTGAAGCCGCGCACCGCGCGCCAGTGCTTGACGCTCCGCGCCAGGGACTGGGTCAGCAGGTCGAGGTCCGACACGTTCCGTCCAATATTCTGTATGACACAGTGCAGTGCACTGCACTAAGGTGTGGTTGACCTGATCGTTCACTGAACTGTACTGCGAGGTATCCGCCCCATGACAGCGCTCTTCGCCCTGGCCACCAGCCTGTTGTGGGGACTGGCCGACTTCGGCGGCGGTCTGCTGACCCGGCGTACGCCCGCGCTCACGGTGGTCGTGGTCTCGCAGTCGATCGCCGTGGTGGTGCTCAGTGCCCTCGTGGTGGCGACCGGCGGCTGGAGCGAGGCGGGGCCACAGCTGTGGTTCGCCGTCGCGGCCGGCCTGGTCGGGCCGGTGGCGATGCTCGCCTTCTACAAGGCGCTCGCGCTGGGCCCGATGGGCGTGGTCTCGCCGCTGGGGTCGATCGGTGTGGCCGTGCCGGTCGGGGTGGGCCTCATGCTCGGCGAGCGTCCTGGCCTGCTGCAGTTCGTCGGCATCCTGGTCGCCGTGGCGGGAGTCTGCCTCGCCGGCGGCCCCCAGTTCCGCGGCGCCCCCGTCCAGCGCCAGGCCATCGCCCTGACCCTGCTCGCGGCGTTCGGCTTCGGCGCGGTGATGGCCCTGATCGCCGAGGCGTCGACAACGCTGACCGGCCTGTTCCTGGCCCTTTTCGTCCAGCGGGTGACGAACGTCGCCGCGGGCGGGCTCGCCCTGTTCGTGTCGGTGCGACGCGGCGGGCCCGCCCTCCCGGCGGACGGCTTCCCCTGGCGCACCCTGCCCGCCCTCGCCTTCGTCGGCCTCGCGGACGTCGCCGCGAACGGCACGTACTCGATCGCCGCGCAGCACGGCCCGGTGACGGTCGCCGCCGTGCTGGCCTCCCTCTACCCGGTGGTGACGGCCGTGGCCGCGCGGGGCGTCCTGCGCGAACGGCTGCGGGCGGTGCAGGCCGCGGGGGCGGGACTGGCCCTGGTGGGGACGGTGCTGCTGGCGTCGGGTTGAACGGGACCGCTCAGGAACCCGGCTCCAGCTCCGCGAGTCCGGCCGCCGCCTCCTCGTCCAGCTCGGCCAGCCGGGCCACCTTCTCCTCGTCCAGGTCCGACAGCGCGCGGAGCTGCTCGGGGGTGACGCCGTCCGGTATCGGCACCGGCGCCGGGGTGCGCAGCGGTGGCTGCCAGCCGTCGGCGGGGGTCCAGCGCCGTACGACGCGGGCCGGTGCGCCCGCCACCACGGCGTGGTCGGGCACCGTGCCCCGCACGACCGCGCCCGCGGCCACCACCACGTTCCGCCCGATCCGGGCGCCCGGCAGGATCACCGCTCCGGTGCCGATCCAGCAGCCGGAGCCGATCTCCACCGGCTCCATCCGCGGCCACTGCTTGCCGATGGGCTGGTGCGGATCGTCGTAGGAGTGGTTCGTGGACGTGACGTAGACGTACGGGCCGAAGTAGCAGTCGTTGCCGATCGTGACCGTCGTGTCGGCGATGACGTGGCTGCCGCGGCCCAGGACGACGCCGTCGCCGATGCGCAGGATCGGGTCCGGGCCGAGGTCGAGGTCGGGCATGAGGCCCGCGGTGAGGGTGACCTGCTCGGCGATGATGCAGTAGGAGCCGACGTGGATCCAGGGCTCGCCGAAGACCGTGCCGAGCGGGAAGGCAAGTCTGGTACCTGTTCCCATCGTGCCGAACCGGTAGCGGCCGGGGTGCTCGGCGGTGACGGAGCCCGTGCGCTGCACCCAGGCCCAGCCCGCGTGGACGGCGCGCTGCGTGAGGCCCCGCCGCCAGGATGAGAACGTGTTCTTGCGCTTCGGCACGAGCTCACGGTACTCAGCGGTAGCTCCGCCCGCGGCGTCGGATGCCTGTGATCTTCGCCCCACCGGGTGGCGTACGGTTTGCGCGTTGTCTACGACGCTGGGAGGCGGACATGGGTCGGCGCGCGATGGTCACCGGGATCGGCGGCCGGGAGCCGGAGATCGACGATACGGCTTTCGTGGCGCCGACGGCGTCGGTGATCGGGGGCGTGACGCTGGGCGCGGGGGCGAGCGTCTGGTACGGAGCCGTGGTGCGTGGCGACGTCGAGGCGATCTCCGTCGGAGCGAGCAGCAACGTCCAGGACAACTGCACGCTCCACGCCGACCCGGGATTCCCGGTGAGCGTCGGTGAGCGGGTGAGCATCGGCCACAACGCGGTGGTCCACGGGGCGACGGTCGAGGACGACTGTCTGATCGGAATGGGTGCCACGGTGCTGAACGGGGCGGTGATCGGGGCCGGGTCGCTCGTGGCCGCGCAGGCGCTGGTGCCGCAGGGCATGGTCGTGCCGCCCGGTTCGCTGGTGGCGGGTGTGCCCGCGAAGGTCCGGCGGGAGCTGTCGGAGGAGGAGCGGCAGGGGGTCACCCTCAACGGCACGATGTACGCCGAGTTGGCGAAGGCGCATCGGGATGTGCATGCGTAGGGCTTTCGGCGGGTGCGGCGTCGCGGGGGCCGGTCGCGCCCACGCGGCGCAGCCGCATCTGGACCCGGTCCCGCGCCCCTAAGAAGGCTGCGGTTCTGCCTCTTCCAGGTTCTGGCCCGCCTTCTTCGCCTTGCGCTTGAGCACCAGCATGGACGTGAGGCCCACCAGGACCGCAGCGACCAGGCCGAGCCACGAGAAGCGCTTCAGCCAGGACTCCGCGACGATGCCGACGTAGTAGATGACCGCCGTCGTGCCGCCGGCCCAGAGGATGCCGCCGAGGATGTTGGCGGTGAGGAACTTCCAGTACGGCATGCGGAGCACACCGGCGAGAGGGCCGGCGAAGATGCGGAGCAGGGCGACGAAGCGGCCGAAGAAGACGGCCCACATGCCCCACTTCTCGAAGGAGCGCTCGGCGGTGGCGATGTGCCCCTCGCTGAAGTGCTTGGGGAACCTTTTGCCCAGCCGGGCCAGCAGCGGTCGCCCGCCCTTGCGGCCGATGGCGTAGCCGATCGAGTCGCCGATGATCGCACCGGCCGTGGCGCTGGCGCCGAGGACGACGGGGTCGATCTCGCCGTGCTGGGAGGCGAGCAGCGCCGAGGAGACGAGGATGATCTCGCCCGGCAGCGGGATGCCCAGGCTCTCCAGGCCGATGACCAGCCCCACCAGTGCGTAGACGGCGACCGCGGGTACGGTTTCGAGCCACTCCTGGACGTGCAACGCCGGTTCCTTTCCGTGAGCTTCCCTGCGTGCCCCGGGAAGCCTACCGGCTCTGAAGACGTCCCTCGCGGCTCAGGCGTTCCAGCTCCACTCGGCGACCTCGGGCAGGTCGGTGCCGTGCTCGCGGATCCAGGCGTGATGGCGGGTGCGGGCGTCGGCCATCCGCTGGCGTACGGCCGTGGCGCGCACCGCGAGGCCCGGCACGCGGTCGATGACGTCCATGACCAGGCGGTAGCGGTCGAGGTCGTTGCGGACGACCATGTCGAACGGCGTGGTCGTGGTGCCGGCCTCCTTGTAGCCGCGCACGTGCAGGTTCTGATGGCCGGTGCGGCGGTAGGCGAGACGGTGGATCAGCCACGGATAGCCGTGGTAGGCGAAGATCACCGGCTTGGTCGTGGTGAACAGGCCGTCGAACTCGAAGTCGCTCATGCCGTGCGGGTGATCCCCCTGGGGCAGCAGCCGGGCGAGGTCGACGACGTTCACGACCCGGACGGACAGCTCCGGCAGGTGGCGGCGGAGCAGGTGTGCGGCGGCCAGCGTCTCCTGGGTCGGGACGTCACCGGCGCAGGCCAGCACCACGTCCGGCTCGGTGCCGTCCTCGGTGCCCGCCCACTCCCAGATGCCCGCGCCGCGGGCGCAGTGCACCCGGGCCTCCTCGATCGACAGCCAGTCGAAGCAGGGCTGCTTGCCGGCCACGATGACGTTGACGTAGTCGCGGCTGCGCAGGGCGTGGTCGGCCACCGACAGCAGGGTGTTGGCGTCCGGCGGGAGGTAGACGCGGACGACCTCGGGGCTCTTGTTGAGGACGTGGTCGACGAAGCCGGGGTCCTGGTGGGAGAAGCCGTTGTGGTCCTGCCGCCACACATGGGAGGTCAACAAGTAGTTGAGGGAGGCGATGGGGGCCCGCCAGGGCAGCCTGCGGGAGGTGCGCAGCCACTTGATGTGCTGGTTGACCATGGAGTCGACGATGTGCACGAACGCCTCGTAGCAGGAGAACAGCCCGTGCCGACCGGTGAGCAGGTAGCCCTCCAGCCAGCCCTGGCACAGGTGCTCGGAGAGGACCTCCATCACACGGCCGTGCCGGTCCAGGTGCTCGTCCACGGGCAGGGTCCCGGCCTGCCAGGTCTTGCCGCTGGCCTCGTAGACGGCCTGGAGCCGGTTGGAGGCGGTCTCGTCCGGGCCGACCAGGCGGAAGTCGCGGCGGTCGGCGGTGTCGCGCATGACCCGGGCCAGAAGGTCGCCGAGGACCCGGGTCGGCTCGTGCATCGTCGTGCCCGCTTTGTCGACGGGGACGGCGAAGTCGTCCAGGGACGGGACCGGCAGGTCGCGGACGAGCAGTCCACCGTTGGCGTACGGGGTGGCACCGAGCCGCCTGGTGCCTTCGGGGACGCAGGCCAGGACGTCCGCGACCGGACGGCCCTCGGCGTCGAACAGTTCCTCGGGCCGGTACGAACGCAGCCAGGACTCCAGCTGCCGCAGGTGATCGGGGTTGTCGCGGACACCGGGCAGCGGCACCTGGTGGGCGCGCCAGGTGCCCTCGACCGGTTCGCCGTCGACCTCGGCCGGGCCGGTCCAGCCCTTGGGGGTGCGCAGCACGATCACCGGCCAGTGCGGGCGCCCGGTCGCGCCGTCCTCGCGGGCGGCGCGCTGGGCCTCGGCGATGCGGTCGAGCGCGGTGTCCATGGCCGCGGCCATCGCGCGGTGAACGGTGGCCGGTTCGTCGCCGGCGACGTGGATCGGCTCGTGTCCGTAGCCGCGCAGCAGCGCGTCGAGCTCCTCCTCCGGGAGGCGGGCGAGGACCGTCGGGTTGGCGATCTTGTAACCGTTGAGGTGCAGGATCGGCAGGACGGCACCGTCGTGGACGGGGTCGAGGAACTTGTTGGCGTGCCAGGAGCCGGCCAGCGGGCCGGTCTCCGCCTCGCCGTCGCCGATCACGCAGGCCACCAGCAGGTCCGGGTTATCGAGGGCGGCGCCGTAGGCGTGAGCGAGGGAGTAGCCGAGTTCACCGCCCTCGTGGATCGAGCCGGGCACCTCCGGGGCGACGTGGCTGGGCACACCGCCGGGGAAGGAGAACTGCCGCATCAGCAGCTCCATGCCCTGCGCGTCCCGGGAGGCGTCCGGGTACTTCTCGCTGTAGCTGCCCTCCAGCCAGGAGTTGGCGAGGACCGACGGCCCGCCGTGGCCCGGGCCCCAGATGCACAGGGCGTCCAGATCGCGCGCTTTGATCACCCGGTTGAGGTGGGTGTGGACGAGGTTCAGCCCCGGCGAGGTGCCCCAGTGGCCCAGCAGCCGCGGCTTGATGTGCTCGGGCCGCAACGGCTCGGTGAGCAGGGGGTTGGCCAGCAGGTAGATCTGACCGGCCGCCAGGTAGTTGGCGGCCCGCCAGTGGGCGTCCAGTGTGCGCAGTTCCTCGTCGGTCGGTGC
It encodes the following:
- a CDS encoding helix-turn-helix domain-containing protein, with product MSDLDLLTQSLARSVKHWRAVRGFTLDVLAARAGVSRGMLIQIEQARTNPSLGTVVKIGDALGVSITTLLDYEQGPNVRIVPAEQAVRLWHTDAGSYNRLLAGTEAPGPLEMWDWRLMPGESSPSDPHPAGTTELLHVTAGELTLTVDGVEHRVPAGASVHFEANVPHTYGNTGDAPLEMIMAVSVPPVT
- a CDS encoding DMT family transporter gives rise to the protein MTALFALATSLLWGLADFGGGLLTRRTPALTVVVVSQSIAVVVLSALVVATGGWSEAGPQLWFAVAAGLVGPVAMLAFYKALALGPMGVVSPLGSIGVAVPVGVGLMLGERPGLLQFVGILVAVAGVCLAGGPQFRGAPVQRQAIALTLLAAFGFGAVMALIAEASTTLTGLFLALFVQRVTNVAAGGLALFVSVRRGGPALPADGFPWRTLPALAFVGLADVAANGTYSIAAQHGPVTVAAVLASLYPVVTAVAARGVLRERLRAVQAAGAGLALVGTVLLASG
- a CDS encoding acyltransferase yields the protein MPKRKNTFSSWRRGLTQRAVHAGWAWVQRTGSVTAEHPGRYRFGTMGTGTRLAFPLGTVFGEPWIHVGSYCIIAEQVTLTAGLMPDLDLGPDPILRIGDGVVLGRGSHVIADTTVTIGNDCYFGPYVYVTSTNHSYDDPHQPIGKQWPRMEPVEIGSGCWIGTGAVILPGARIGRNVVVAAGAVVRGTVPDHAVVAGAPARVVRRWTPADGWQPPLRTPAPVPIPDGVTPEQLRALSDLDEEKVARLAELDEEAAAGLAELEPGS
- a CDS encoding gamma carbonic anhydrase family protein, with the translated sequence MGRRAMVTGIGGREPEIDDTAFVAPTASVIGGVTLGAGASVWYGAVVRGDVEAISVGASSNVQDNCTLHADPGFPVSVGERVSIGHNAVVHGATVEDDCLIGMGATVLNGAVIGAGSLVAAQALVPQGMVVPPGSLVAGVPAKVRRELSEEERQGVTLNGTMYAELAKAHRDVHA
- a CDS encoding DedA family protein, which encodes MHVQEWLETVPAVAVYALVGLVIGLESLGIPLPGEIILVSSALLASQHGEIDPVVLGASATAGAIIGDSIGYAIGRKGGRPLLARLGKRFPKHFSEGHIATAERSFEKWGMWAVFFGRFVALLRIFAGPLAGVLRMPYWKFLTANILGGILWAGGTTAVIYYVGIVAESWLKRFSWLGLVAAVLVGLTSMLVLKRKAKKAGQNLEEAEPQPS
- a CDS encoding phosphoketolase codes for the protein MPDAPRQDSRTSSRTAPTDEELRTLDAHWRAANYLAAGQIYLLANPLLTEPLRPEHIKPRLLGHWGTSPGLNLVHTHLNRVIKARDLDALCIWGPGHGGPSVLANSWLEGSYSEKYPDASRDAQGMELLMRQFSFPGGVPSHVAPEVPGSIHEGGELGYSLAHAYGAALDNPDLLVACVIGDGEAETGPLAGSWHANKFLDPVHDGAVLPILHLNGYKIANPTVLARLPEEELDALLRGYGHEPIHVAGDEPATVHRAMAAAMDTALDRIAEAQRAAREDGATGRPHWPVIVLRTPKGWTGPAEVDGEPVEGTWRAHQVPLPGVRDNPDHLRQLESWLRSYRPEELFDAEGRPVADVLACVPEGTRRLGATPYANGGLLVRDLPVPSLDDFAVPVDKAGTTMHEPTRVLGDLLARVMRDTADRRDFRLVGPDETASNRLQAVYEASGKTWQAGTLPVDEHLDRHGRVMEVLSEHLCQGWLEGYLLTGRHGLFSCYEAFVHIVDSMVNQHIKWLRTSRRLPWRAPIASLNYLLTSHVWRQDHNGFSHQDPGFVDHVLNKSPEVVRVYLPPDANTLLSVADHALRSRDYVNVIVAGKQPCFDWLSIEEARVHCARGAGIWEWAGTEDGTEPDVVLACAGDVPTQETLAAAHLLRRHLPELSVRVVNVVDLARLLPQGDHPHGMSDFEFDGLFTTTKPVIFAYHGYPWLIHRLAYRRTGHQNLHVRGYKEAGTTTTPFDMVVRNDLDRYRLVMDVIDRVPGLAVRATAVRQRMADARTRHHAWIREHGTDLPEVAEWSWNA